The Myxococcota bacterium region TTCAAGGGTCACTCGTTCCACACCAGCCGCTGGGACTACGGCTACACGGGCGGTGACTCGAACGGGAATCTCTCCGGCCTGCGCGACAAGCGGGTCGGCATCATCGGCACGGGCGCCACCGCGGTGCAGTGCGTGCCGCACTTGGGCGAGGCCGCCAAGCACCTGTACGTGTTCCAGCGCACGCCGTCGTCCATCGACGTGCGCGCCAACCGTGACACCGACCCCGGCTGGGCGCAGTCACTGCGGCCCGGCTGGCACAAGCACCGGATGGACAACTTCAACATCCTGGTCTCGGGCGGCTTCCAGGAGGAAGACCTGGTGATGGACGGCTGGACCGACATCATCCGCAAGCTCCTGATCATGGTGCAGCAGGACCAGGGCGCCGCGGCCGACGTGGGCAAGACCATGGAGCTGGCCGACTTCGAGAAGATGAACCAGATCCGAGCGCGCGTGGACACGATCGTGAAGGACCCGAAGACCGCGGAGGCGCTGAAGCCGTGGTACCGGCAGTTCTGCAAACGGCCGTGCTTCCACGACGAGTATCTCCAGACCTTCAACCGCCCGAACGTGACTCTGGTCGACACCAAGGGCAGGGGCGTCGAGCGCCTGACCGAGCGCGGCGTGTGGGTCGAGGGCGTGGAGTATCCCGTCGACTGTCTGATCTTCGCCACCGGCTTCGAGGTCGGCACCGACTACACGCGGCGCGCGGGCTACGACATGTTCGGGCGTGGCGGTCTCTCGATCTCGCACAAGTGGTCGACGGGCCTGCGCACGCTGCACGGCATGCACAGCCGCGGGTTCCCGAACCTGTACATCATGGGGCCGCAGCAGAGCGCGTTCACCGTGAATTACCCGCACATGCTCGACGAGCAGGGCAAGCACATCGCGTACATCGTCCGGCACGCGCTCGACCGCGGCATCAAGACGCTCGAGGCCAGCGAGGAGGCCGAGGCGCAGTGGGTGAACACGATCATCGCGTTCTCGCGCATGGGCCGGGACTTCCTCGAGGCCTGCACGCCCGGCTACTACAACAACGAGGGCAAGCTCAGCGACCTGTCGGCGCAGAACGGCTTCTTCGGCGGCGGCTCCATCCTGTTCTTCAACATGCTGAAGGACTGGCGCGACAAGGGTGACCTGGCGGGGCTCGAGGTGACTTAGCCGGGGCTCTCAGGCCATCGCGCGCGTGTAAGTCGCGAGATCGAAGTAGTCGCGCCAGCGCTTGATCTTGCCGGCTTCGAGCTCGAACACGCCCACGCAGGGCAGGTCCACCGACTTGCCGCCGGCGCGGATGCGATCGACGCGCTCGGCGATCACCACGTTCCCGGCCGAGACCAGGGCCAGGACGTCGAACTTCGCCTCGCTCCAGGTGCCGATGAAGCCGCGGATGAGCTGTTCGACCGCTGCGCGGCCCGCGACCGGCGCCAGCGGCATGTTGTGGTAGACGCCGTCGGCGGCGAAGTAGCCGATCAGCTCGGACGCATCGAGGCGCGACCAGGCAGCGAGGAAATCGCGGATCACTCTCTCGTTGGCGTCCATGCTGCGCATGCTACCACGGGCGGGTTGAAGCCCCTTGCGCCCGCGCGGTAGGCTCGCCGGGTGCCGGAGAAGTACGTCCAGGTCGACGGGATCGCGACCTTCCTGAGACATACGGGCGCCACCACGCTGCCCGAGGCGCCGCCGGACCTCTCGCGGGGCGACACGATCGTGTGTCTGCACGGCGCGGGCGGGAACAGCGGGCTGTTCAGCGACGTGCTGGAGCGGCTGGCCAAGGAGCACAGCCCGATCGCGCTCGACTTCCCCGGCCACGCGCGCTCGGGCGGCCTCGACTCGCTCGGCTCGGTGGCGCGCATCAGCGCGCACCTGCGCGGGCTGCTCGCGGCGCTGCGCGTGCCGCGCTGCGTGCTGCTCGGCGGGTCGATGGGCGGCATGGTCGCGCTCGAGACGGCGCTGGCTGCGCCGCAGCTCGTGCGCGCGCTCGTGCTCGTGGCGAGCGGCGCGCGCGTGCCGGTGACTCCCGAGTATCTCGAGCGCTGGCGGCTGATCAGCGAGGGCAAGGCGCGGCGCGAGTTCGACCGGCGCGACTATCCGGCGTCGGCCACGCCCGACGTCATGCGGCGGGGCTTCATGGAGGACATCAAGACCGACCCCCGCGTCGTGTATCAGAACGCGCAGGCGGTGCGCGATTTCGACCGCGAGGCGGACCTGGGCCGGGTCGCGTGTCCGACCCTGGTCGTGGTGGGCGACGAGGACGCGGAATCGGCCGGGCCGTCCGAGATCCTGGCCGCGCGCATTCCCGGCGCGCGCAAGGTCGTCCTGCCCAAGGTCGGGCACCGGGTCGCGCTGGTGGCGCCCGAAGCGCTGTCCGAGGCGGTGCTCGAGTTCCTGCGCGGGCTCCCGCGATGAGTCTCTCGGGCAGGATCGCGCTGGCCGGCGCGTACGAGCACCCGACCCGCTGGGCGCCCGACAAGACCGAGTTCCAGATCATGGCCGAGTCGGCCAAGGGCGCGCTCGAAGACTGCGGGCTCGAGCTGCGCGACGTCGACGGACTGTTCGCGGCCAGCATGTCGATGGGCGCCATGGGCATCGTGTCGCTCGCCGAGTATCTCGACCTGAAGCCGCGACACCTCGACGGGACCAACATCGGCGGCTCGTCGTTCGTGGCCCACGTGAGTCACGCGGCCGCGGCGATCCATGCCGGGCTGTGCGAGGTGGCGCTCGTGCTCTACGGCAGCACGGCGGCGTCGAACGCGCTGGCGATCGGCACCGGCATGGGCGGCGGCCGCGACGCCGCGGCCTCGTTCGTCTCGCCCTACGGCATGACCACGGTCGGCAGCTACGCGCTGGTCGCGCAGCGCCACATGCACACCTACGGCACGACTTCGGAGCAGCTCGCGGAGATCGCAGTCACCATGCGCCGCCACGCCGGGCTGAACCCCGCGGCCAAGATGCGCAAGCCGATCAGCGTGGCCGACGTGCTCGAGAGCCGCATGATCTCGCGCCCGCTGCACCTGCTCGACTGCTGCATCATCTCCGACGGCGGCGGCGCGCTGGTCGTGACCAGCGCCGAGCGCGCGCGCGACCTGAAGCAGCGCCCGGTGCTGCTGCTCGGCTGCGGCGAGGCGGTGTGTCACCAGGAGGTCGGCTCCCCCGACCTCCTGTCGATCGCCGCGAAACAGTCCGGCGCGCAGGCCTTTCGCATGGCGGGCGTGAGTCACGACGACGTCGACCTGTGCACGATCTACGACTCGTTCACGATCACCGTGCTGGTCACGCTCGAGAACCTGGGCTTCTGCAAGCCGGGCGAGGGCGGGGCGTTCGTGTCGGGCGGACGCATCGGCCTGGGCGGCGCGCTGCCGCTGAACCCCGACGGCGGCGGTCTGTCGTCGAACCACCCGGGCATGCGCGGGATCTTCCTGGTGATCGAAGCCGTGAAGCAGCTGCGCGGCGAGTGCGGCGAGCGGCAGGTCGCCGACGCGCGCCTCGCGCTGGCGCACGGCACCGGCGGCACGCTGGGCGTCGCGCACTCGGGCGCGACCCTGGTCCTGGCGAGGGCGTGATGGCGAAGGAGCTCGAGTACCCGCGACCCGTGGCCGACTGGGAGACGCGCGGCTTCTGGGAGGGCGCCGGCCGGCACGAGCTGGTGTTGCAGCGCTGCCGCGTGTGCCGGGCCGTGCAGCACCGGCCGCGCGCGCAGTGCGCGAAGTGTCTCGGCGCGATCGAGCACTTCGTCGCCTCGGGCCGCGGAACGGTGTACACCTTCACCGTGACCGAGCAGAACCAGGTCCCGCCGTTCCGCGACGCCGTGCCTTACGTGCTGGCCTACGTGCAGCTCGAGGAGGGCCCGCGGCTCATGACTCACGTGGTCGGCTGCGCGCCCGACGAGGTGCGCATCGGCATGCCGGTGCGCGCGGAGTTCCGCACGGCCAACGACTCGCTCGGCGTCCCCGTGTTCCGCCCGGCATGATCCTCGACCTGCACAACCACTCGATCCGGTCCGACGACGGGCGGGCCCGGGTCGAGAACTACTGCCAGTGGATCCGCAAGCGCGAGCTGCCGCTCGACGGCTTCGTGCTCACCGAGCACCGCCAGTTCGACTCGGTCTCCGACTACGGCGCGCTGGCGCGCGAGTTCGGGCTCGAGATCCTGAAGGCGAGCGAGGTCGAGACCGACTACGGCCACGTGCTGGTGTTCGGCGTGAACGACGACATGCAGCGCGCGTTCGACTTCGGGCGCATCGACCTCTCGCTCGGGCTCGTGCTGCGCGAGGTCGAGCGCTGCGGCGGCGTGGCGGTGCCGTGTCACCCGGGGCGCATCCGCGTGGGCATGTGCGCGCACTACGAGGCGCGCGGGCCGGTCGCCGGCGTGCGCATCATCGAGACGCGCAACGGCGGCAGCCGGGCCAGCGAGGACGAGCGCGCCCAGGAGCTCGCCGACCGCCACGGCTACCGGGGCGTGGGCGGCAGCGACGCCCACATCGTGAGTCATATCGGGCGCTGCGCGACCCGGTTCCCCGCGCCGGTGCGCGGCGTGGGAGAATTGGTCGAGGCGCTGCGCGCCGGGGAGTTCGAAGCAGTCTCGTGGAAATCGACGTTGAAGCCCTGAAGCGGGATTGGGCCGGGTCGACCTTCGACACGGTCGAGTTCGAGATCAAGACCGAAGACGTGCTCGACTTCGCGCGCTCGTGCGGCGAGGTCGCGCCGCAGTTCGTGGACCCGGAGCACCCGGAGTTCCGCGCGGTGCCCACCTTCACTTCGCGCTACGTGGGCCGGCGCGTGCTGCCCGACAACTTCCCGCGCTTCTCGAGCGGCTTCGGCTTCGACGCGGGCAAGTGCGTGCAGGCGCTCGCTCCGCTGCGGCCCGGCGACAAGATCGTCGCCAAGAGCTGCATCCACGACATCTACACCAAGACCGGCCGCTCCGGAACGATGCTGTTCATCGTGCACCGCATGGAGTTCACCAACCAGCGCGGCGAGCACGTGTCGACCGTGGACTGGCGCATGGTGCAGCGGGCGGGGGCGTGAGATGAGCCGCACGAGTCACTCCCAGGTCGAATTCGGCGAGGAGCTGCCGCCGCTCGAGCCCGACGTGTCGCTCGAGAACGTGAAGCGCTTCGTGCGCGCCGCGGGCATGAGCTTCGAGCGCTTCACCGACCACGAGGCGGCCAAGCGCGAGGGGCTGCCCGGGGCGATCGTGCCCGGGATCATGAGTCAGGGCATCCTGGCGGCGCTGATCCACCGCTGGGCGCCGGGCGCGCGCATCCTGCGCATCGACACGGTGTTCCGCGCGCCGGTGCTGGTCGGCTCGCGCCCGCGCGCCACCGGCGTGATCACCGAAAAAGACGACGCGCGCGGTACGGTGGAGATCGACCTCACGATCCAGAACGAGGCGCACGAGTCACCCGTGGTCGGCACGGCGACGGTCGCGCTGTGAGCGGCGGTCTGGTCGAGGGCAAGGTCGCGCTGGTGACCGGCGCGGGGAAGGGCATCGGCCGCGCCTGCGCGCTGGCGTTCGCGCGCGAGGGCGCGCAGGTCCTGGTCTCGGACCAGGACGCCGCGGGCTGCGAGTCGGTGGCGAAGGAGATCGCGGCCGCGGGCGGCGTCGCCCGTTCCAAGCGGGCCGACGTGACTCGCGAGGACGACGTGGCGGCGCTGGTCGCGGACTGCCTGTCGGCCTTCGGCCGGCTCGACTGCGCGCACAACAACGCGGGCGGGCCCGTGGGCGGCGGCCCGGTCCACACGCTCTCGCTCGCGCACTGGCACGCCACGCTCGAGCTCAACCTGTCGAGCGTCTTCTACTGTCTCAAGCACGAGATCCCGGTCATGCAACGCCAGGGCGCGGGCTCGATCGTGAACACCGCCTCGGGCGCGGGGCTCATCGCCGTGCCCCAGCTCGGTCACTACGCGGCCGCCAAGCACGGCGTGCTCGGGCTCACCAAGGCCGCGGCGCTCGAGAACGCGAGGACCGGCGTGCGCATCAACGCGGTGTGTCCGGGCACGATCGACACGCCCACGCTGCGCGCGGCCATGCAGCTCCAGCCCAAGATGGGCGAGCGCTGGCTGGCGAGTCAGCCCGGCGGCCGCTTCGGCACGCCGGAGGAGATCGCCGAGGCCGTCGTCTGGCTCAGCTCCGACCGCGCGTCGTTCGTGACGGGTGAGTCGTTTGTGGTCGACGGCGGCGCCGTCATGCGGTAAGCCGAGCTCGGGGGTCAACCGCCGAAACGCGTTCTCCGAACTGGAACGCATGTCTCACCGGTTCACGCCGCTCATCCTGTCCCTGTCGCCGCCCGAGAGCTATGCGCCGCTGGCGCGCATCACGTTGTCGCGCGCGGGTTACTCGATCGTCTCCGCGGACCGCTGGGCGGAGATGTCGCAGAGCGTCGCCACGGTGCCACACCTGGCGATCGCGGACCTCGAGTGCGGCGGCATCGGCGTTCCGCCTTCCACGCCCTGGATCGCGCTCGCGCCGCGCGGCGCGCCGCACCCGACGCGCGTGCCCGTGGTGGGCCTGGTCGAGCGGCCCGCGCAGTTCCACGCGCTGTACCGGGTGCTGCAGCTCGCGCTCGAGCCCACGCCGCGCGCCAGCGCGCGCGTGCCCACCAGCCTCGCCGCCCACTGCCGCGGAGAGACCGGGAACTGGGATGCGCGCGTCGTGTCACTCTCGCGCGACGGCTGCCTCCTGTGGCGCGACGAGAACACGCCCGAGGGCGAGCTCGTGAACCTGGACTTCGAGCTGCCGAACTGGGGCCGGGTGCAGGTCGCCGGGCAGACCGTCTACCGGCGCGCGACCGAGACCGCGCTGGCGTTCCGCGACGTGTCGGCGCCGCACGGCCGCTCGATCCAGCGCTTCGTCGAGGAAAAGCTACTCACCACCAGCTGAGCTGCGCAGCGCCGCGATCTCTTCCGGCGCGAAGCCCCAGTCGCGCAGCGCTTCCTCGGTGTGCTCGCCCACGCGCGCGGGCGGGCGCTGAACCCCCGAGTCGGTGCGGCTGAAGCGCGGCGCCGGGCGCGGCTGAGTCACGCCCGCCACGTCCACGAACAGCCCGCGCGCCACGTTGTGCGGATGACTGCGCGCCTCGGACATCGACAGCACGGGCGCGAAGCAGGCGTCGCTGCCCTCGAGCAGCTTGCACCACTCCTCGCGCGTGCGGGTCTTGAACAGGCGCGCGAACGCGGCCTTGGCCTCGGGCCAGCGCGCGCGGTCGAGCTGCGCCGGGAGTGACTCGCCGTCGATGCCCGCGCGCTTCAAGAGCTCCGCGTAGAACTGCGGCTCGATCGCGCCGATCGCCACGTACTGGCCGTCGGCGGTCTCGTAGGCGTCGTAGAAGTGCGAGCCGGTGTCGAGCAGGTTGGTGCCGCGCTCCTCGCTCCAGAAGCCCGACTGCTGCGCGCCGTGGAACACGGTCATGAGCGCGGCGGCGCCGTCGACCATGGCCGCGTCGACCACCTGGCCCTTGCCCGAGCGCTGCCGCTCCAAGAGCGCGCAGGTCACTCCGAACGCCAGCAACAGGCCGCCGCCGCCGAAGTCACCCACCAGGTTCAGCGGCGGCGTGGGCGGCGCGCCGCGGCGCCCGATCGGGCCGAGCGCGCCCGCGAGCGCGATGTAGTTGATGTCGTGACCGGCGGCCTGGGACAGCGGCCCGCTCTGGCCGAAGCCGGTCATGCGCCCGTACACGAGCCTCGGGTTCCTCGCGAGACACACGTCGGGCCCGAGCCCGAGTCTCTCCATGACTCCCGGCCGGAAGCCCTCGAGCAGCGCGTCCGCCCGCTCCACCAGGCGCAACACCGCGGCCACGCCCGCGGGCCGCTTCAGGTCGAGCGCGATGCAGCGCCGGCCGCGCGAGAGCAGGTCGAAGCGCGCATCGCCCGGCGGAGCCTTGGGCGGGCGCTCGACGCGCAGCACCTCGGCGCCCATGTCCGCCAGCACCATCGCGCAGTACGGCCCGGGGCCGATGCCCGCGATCTCCACGATCCGCAATCCCGCCAGAGGTCCCATGTGCGCGATGCTACGGACGCGCGTGGCACAATGGCAACAGTGCGTGGGTAGGGTGCCCACGCGATCAAAAGTGGAGCCAACCACATATGCCCATGCCCACCGGAATCGGGGTCATCGACCTCATGCTGGCGATCCCGACCGAAGACACCAGCCGCTGGTACGAGTTCATGAAGCCGCTCTTGCGCGATCGCGAGAGCCGAGAGCAGTTCAAGATGCCGGCGGAGTACATGTTCAAGGGCATCCCCGGCTTCACGCCGGGCACCGACTTCCTGAAGTTCGTGGTCGGCGAGATGGACAAGTACGGCATCGCGCGCGCCATGATCTCGGTCGACGAGGGCGGTGAGTCGTCGATCCGTGCGCTCAAGGAGTATCCCGAGCGCTTCTTCGCCAGCTACGAGGTGAACCCGAACAACGGCATGGACGAGGTGCGCAAGATCGTCGCGTTGCACCAGCGCTTCGGTCTGAAGGCGCTCACGGCGTTCCCGTCGGGCCTGTGCCCGCAAGTGCCGATCGACGACAAGCGCTTCTACCCCATCTACGCCAAGGCGGTCGAGCTCGATCTGCCCATCTGCGTCTGCAGCGGCGTTCCAGGCCCGCGCCTGCCAATGGCGCCACAGCACGTCGAACGCATCGACGAGGTGTGCTGGTTCTTCCCCGAGCTGAAGTTCGTCATGCGCCACGGCGCCGAGCCGTGGACCGCGCTGGCGGTGAAGCTCATGCTCAAGTGGCCCAACCTGTACTACTCGACCTCGGCCTTCGCGCCCAAACACTACCCGAAGGACATCGTCGACTTCGCCAACACGCGCGGAGCCGACAAGGTCATGTACGCGGGCTACTTCCCCATGGGCCTGTCACTCGAGCGCATCTTCGCCGAGCTGCCCAACGTGCCCTTCCGCGAGCACGTGTGGCCGAAGTTCCTGCGCGACAACGCGGTCCGGGTGTTCAAGCTCTAGAACGAACGTACGCAAGAGCCCCATCGCTCGTTCCGATAGAAAAGGGCGGCGGGCCTGCCGCTTGCGGAAGGGCTTTGACCCCACTCTGGCGCAGATTCACTTCCGAGGACGGCGGCGGAGAGTTCCCCGACCTGCAGCGCTCGCTCGCGCGCGGCCTGGGAATCGTCGTGCTCTTGTACTCGGGCTTCCTCCTGCCGCTGTCCTTCGTGCTGGCATTGCACTGGGGCATGTCACTGGCCAGCGCGGCCGCGCTGCAGATCGCGGGTCAGGCGGCGGTGCTCGGCTGTCTGGCCGTGTGCCGCACCGACACCGGACGGTGTCGGGCCGAAGAGCTCCTGTTCGCGCTGCTGGCGGTGGGCGGTACGGTGCTGATCCTGGGCGACGCGGGTCCCGCGCACGGCGCGCTGCGCTGGGTCGCGCTGCTCTCGCCGGTCGGGGCGGCCTGCTGCGCGCCGTGGCGCGCGCCCTTCGCGCTCGCGCTGGGCTTCGCGCTGGCCGCGGTGGAGGCCTGGGCCACGGGCTTCGCGCCCGCGGGCGTGGTGACCTCGCTCGCGGCCGGCGTGGCGGGCGCGGCGGCGGCGCTGGTGCAGCGCCGCACGTTCTCCGCCTTCACCACCGCGCGCACCGCGGCCGACGCCGCCCGCAACGCGGCCATGGCGGCGGACCGCGCCAAGTCGCAGTTCCTGGCCAACATGAGTCACGAGATCCGCACGCCGCTCACCGCGATCCTCGGCTTCACCGACGAGCTGATCGACGAGGCGCAGCGCACGGGTCATGCGCTCGGCCCCGACCCCGCGCTGCTCACCGTGAAGCGCAACGGGCATCACCTGCTGGCGATCGTGAACGACATCCTCGACCTCGCGCGCATCGAGGCGGGCAAGCTCACGATCGAGACACAGCCCTGTCCGCCGCTGCGCGTGGTGGGCGACGTGGTGGCGCTCCTGCGCCCGCGTGCGGTCGACAAGCAGCTGCGGCTGGACGTGCGGCTGCGCGGGCCCGTGCCCGAGACGATCCAGACCGACGCCACGCGCCTGCACCAGGTGCTGGTGAACCTGGTCGGCAACGCCATCAAGTTCACCGAGCACGGCGGAGTCACCCTGCGCCTCGAGCACCTGGCCGCGGGGCCCGAACGCGCACAGTCACAACTCGCGATCGACGTGATCGACACCGGCATCGGGCTGGGCGCCGAAGACCACGCGCGCATCTTCGAGGCCTTCGCCCAGGGCGACGCCTCGCTCACGCGCCGCCATGGCGGCACGGGCCTGGGACTCACGATCTCGCGCGCGCTCGCGCGCGTGCTCGGCGGCGACATCACCGTGGAGAGCGCGAGCGCGGGCAGCGTGTTCCGCGCCACGGTCGCGACCGGCGCGCTGGACGGCGTGCGCATGATCGACGCGCTCCAGCAGGATTCGCTGCGCCCGACCACGCCCGCGACCGCGCGGCCGGCGTTCCGCGAGCAGCGGCCGCTCACCGGCCGCGTGCTCCTGGCCGAGGACGGGCCCGACAACCAGGCGCTGATCTCCAGCGTGCTGCGCCGCGCCGGCCTCGACGTCGACCTCGCGAACGACGGCGAGATCGCCTGCGAGAAGACCTACGCCGCGCGCGACGCCGGCGAGCCCTACGCGCTGATCGTCATGGACATGCAGATGCCCATGATGACCGGCTACGAGGCCACCGCGGCCCTGCGCCGCGAGGGACTGACCACGCCCATCCTGGCGCTGACGGCCCAGGCCATGACCGGTGACCGCGACAAGTGTCTCGCGGCCGGCTGCGACGAGTATCTCTCGAAGCCGATCGACCGAGGCCGCCTGTTGCAGCTCGTGCGCGAGCTGCTCGAGAAGGCGGGTCAGGAGCCCGGCGCATGAACGAACGGCTGCGGCGCGGGCTGCGGCACGTTCAGGCATCGGAGCTGCCGGGACTGCCGCGGGCGATCCAGCTCGGCACGCGCGTGCTGGGCATCGCGCTGGGCATCATGGGCCCGGTCGTGTGCTTCCTGCACGCCGGGCTCGACGACTGGCAGCTCGACCGCGTGCTTTACATGCAGCTCGTGGCGCAGCCGCTGTTCTGGGGCAGCATCGGACTCACCTTCACGCGCTTCGGCAAACGCCAGCCGGAGCTCGTGCTGTATCTCCTGTCCACCGTCACGAACGCGTACATCGGGCTGGCGGGCTGGCAGTCCCCGACGGGTCAGAACCCGTACGCGGTGCTGGCGTTCTTCGCGCCGATCACGCTGGCGGCGTTCGCGCCCTGGCGGCCCACTCTGTCACTCGCCATGGGTGTCTCCACCTCGGCGATCTATCTGGCCGGCCGCCTGCTGCTGCCGCCCGGCGCGCTCCTGCCGGCGCCGGTGGTGCTCTCGATCTCGTTCGCGTGCGCGATCCTGGGCGCGGCCGCGGGCCAGATCCAGCGGCTCATCCTCGCGAGCCTGCACCGCGCGCGCCAGGCCGCCGAGTCGGCGCGGCGCGACGCCCAGGCCGCGACTCAGGCCAAGTCGGAGTTTCTGGCCATGATGAGTCACGAGATCCGCACGCCCATGACCGCCATCCTGGGCTTCGCCGACGAGCTCTTGGCCGACGCCGAGAGCGCGCAGCCGGAGCGCCCGGGCGGAGCCGCGCTGCGCACCATCAAGCGCAACGGCGAGCACCTGCTGCGCATCCTGGACGACGTGCTCGACGCCGCGAAGATCGAGTCGGGCAAGCTCCAGCTCGAGATCCGCGCCTGTTCGCCGACCGAGCTCGCCGACGACGTGGTCGAGCTCTTGCGTCAGCGCGCGGAGTCGAAGGGGCTGCGCCTCGTGGTCGAGCCGCAGGCGAACGCGCCGCAGGCGATCTCCACCGACCCCACGCGCGCGCGCCAGATCCTGGTGAACCTGGTGGGCAACGCGATCAAGTTCACCGAGCAGGGCGAGGTGCGCGTGCGCGTGTCCGGCGAGGGCGAGCGCGCGGTGTTCGAGGTGGTCGACAGCGGCATCGGCATCTCGCCCGAGCAGCAGGCCAAGCTGTTCGAGCCATTCACTCAGGCCGACAGCTCGCTCGGCCGCCGCTTCGGCGGCACGGGGCTCGGACTCTCGATCTCGCGCAAGCTCGCGCGCGTGCTGGGCGGCAGCGTGACCGTGGAGAGCGCGTTGGGCCGGGGCAGCACCTTCCGCGCCACGCTCGGCGCGGCGCTGAAGGGCGCGGCCGGCGCCACGCCTGCGCCGGCCGAGACGGCCACGCCTCACCTGCACGGCCGTGTGTTGCTCGCGGAGGACGGCCCCGACAACCGCGCGCTGCTCGAGCGCGTGCTGCGCCGCGCCGGCCTGCACGTGGAGCTGGCCGACAACGGCCGCGAGGCCCACGCCAAGGCCATGAGCGCCACGCTCTCGGGCACGCCCTTCGACGTGGTGCTGCTCGACGTCGAGATGCCCGAGATGTCGGGCAACGAGGCCGCGAGCGCGCTGCGCGCCGACGGCTACGACGGCCCGATCGTGGCACTGACGGCGCACACCGGCGCCGCCGAGCGCGAGGCGTGTCTCTCCGCGGGCTGCGACGACGTGGCGGGCAAGCCGATCGACCGGGCGCTGCTGCTCGCGGCGCTGGGTCGCTTCCTGGAGAAGCCCTACAAGCCGAAGGCCTGAGACGGTCGGCGCGGCTGCGCGTATCATGGCGCGATGCAGCGCTTCGCGGGGAAGGTCGTCGTGATCACGGGCGCCGCGTCCGGCATCGGGCGCGCGAGCGCCGAACGCATCGCCGCCGAGGGCGGGACGCTGTTTCTGCTGGACGTGCAGGCGCAGGGCCTCGAGGAGACGCGCAAGCGCTGCGAGCAGCTCGGCGCCGAAGTCGACACGCGCATCTGCGACGTGTCCGACGCCGCGGCGGCGCGCGCCGCGATCGACGCGGCGGTGGCGCGCTTCGGCCGCATCGACTCACTCTGCAACATCGCCGGCATCCTGCACTTCGACCACACGCACGAGCTCGCGCTCGAGACCTGGCGGCGCATCCTGGCCGTGAACCTCGACGGCACCTTCTTCATGTGCCAGGCGGCGCTGCCGCACCTGCTCGCGTCGCGCGGCAACGTGGTCAACATGTCGTCGACGGCGGCGCTGGCGGGTCACCCCTGGACCGCGGCGTACTCCGCCTCGAAGGGCGGGATCCTCGCACTGACCTACACGCTCGCGATCGAATACTGCGCAAAGGGGCTGCGCGCGAACGCGGTGTGTCCCGGCTCGGTCACCACGCCGATCCACGCCGTGTTCAAGCTGCCCGAGGGCGCCGACCGCAACCTGCTCTACCGGATCATGCCGCCGGACAAGGTGTTCCGAGGCCCCGAAGCGGCCGCGGCGGCAGTCGCGTTCCTGGCATCCGAAGACGCCGCCCACGTGAATGGCGAGCAAATCCGCGTAGATGGCGGCACGCTGTCCTGATTGATCTTCGCTCGCCTGCGGCTCGCTGCGCGCGCCTTCCGGCGCTTTCGGGCTCGGCTCAGGGCGGCCTTCGCCTCGCCGCCCCGGGGATTTAGAACAGGTTTCAATTCGCGCGAGGGCGTGGCATGATCGGGGCATGCAGCTCGAACGGCGCGTCTTTCCGTTCCCGATCCCCAATGGCTGGTTCGCGGTCGCGTACTCCGATGAGCTCGTGCCCGGGCAGGTCGCGCAGCTTCGCTACTTCGGCGAGGACCTGCTCGCGTTCCGCGGCGGAAGCGGCGCGGTCAAGGTGCTCGAAGCGTACTGCCCGCACCTGGGCGCGAACATCGCGCGCGGCGGCGTGGTCGAGGGTGACACCATTCG contains the following coding sequences:
- a CDS encoding CaiB/BaiF CoA-transferase family protein, coding for MGPLAGLRIVEIAGIGPGPYCAMVLADMGAEVLRVERPPKAPPGDARFDLLSRGRRCIALDLKRPAGVAAVLRLVERADALLEGFRPGVMERLGLGPDVCLARNPRLVYGRMTGFGQSGPLSQAAGHDINYIALAGALGPIGRRGAPPTPPLNLVGDFGGGGLLLAFGVTCALLERQRSGKGQVVDAAMVDGAAALMTVFHGAQQSGFWSEERGTNLLDTGSHFYDAYETADGQYVAIGAIEPQFYAELLKRAGIDGESLPAQLDRARWPEAKAAFARLFKTRTREEWCKLLEGSDACFAPVLSMSEARSHPHNVARGLFVDVAGVTQPRPAPRFSRTDSGVQRPPARVGEHTEEALRDWGFAPEEIAALRSSAGGE
- a CDS encoding amidohydrolase family protein, translating into MPMPTGIGVIDLMLAIPTEDTSRWYEFMKPLLRDRESREQFKMPAEYMFKGIPGFTPGTDFLKFVVGEMDKYGIARAMISVDEGGESSIRALKEYPERFFASYEVNPNNGMDEVRKIVALHQRFGLKALTAFPSGLCPQVPIDDKRFYPIYAKAVELDLPICVCSGVPGPRLPMAPQHVERIDEVCWFFPELKFVMRHGAEPWTALAVKLMLKWPNLYYSTSAFAPKHYPKDIVDFANTRGADKVMYAGYFPMGLSLERIFAELPNVPFREHVWPKFLRDNAVRVFKL
- a CDS encoding glucose 1-dehydrogenase; the protein is MSGGLVEGKVALVTGAGKGIGRACALAFAREGAQVLVSDQDAAGCESVAKEIAAAGGVARSKRADVTREDDVAALVADCLSAFGRLDCAHNNAGGPVGGGPVHTLSLAHWHATLELNLSSVFYCLKHEIPVMQRQGAGSIVNTASGAGLIAVPQLGHYAAAKHGVLGLTKAAALENARTGVRINAVCPGTIDTPTLRAAMQLQPKMGERWLASQPGGRFGTPEEIAEAVVWLSSDRASFVTGESFVVDGGAVMR
- a CDS encoding PilZ domain-containing protein translates to MSHRFTPLILSLSPPESYAPLARITLSRAGYSIVSADRWAEMSQSVATVPHLAIADLECGGIGVPPSTPWIALAPRGAPHPTRVPVVGLVERPAQFHALYRVLQLALEPTPRASARVPTSLAAHCRGETGNWDARVVSLSRDGCLLWRDENTPEGELVNLDFELPNWGRVQVAGQTVYRRATETALAFRDVSAPHGRSIQRFVEEKLLTTS
- a CDS encoding ATP-binding protein translates to MTPLWRRFTSEDGGGEFPDLQRSLARGLGIVVLLYSGFLLPLSFVLALHWGMSLASAAALQIAGQAAVLGCLAVCRTDTGRCRAEELLFALLAVGGTVLILGDAGPAHGALRWVALLSPVGAACCAPWRAPFALALGFALAAVEAWATGFAPAGVVTSLAAGVAGAAAALVQRRTFSAFTTARTAADAARNAAMAADRAKSQFLANMSHEIRTPLTAILGFTDELIDEAQRTGHALGPDPALLTVKRNGHHLLAIVNDILDLARIEAGKLTIETQPCPPLRVVGDVVALLRPRAVDKQLRLDVRLRGPVPETIQTDATRLHQVLVNLVGNAIKFTEHGGVTLRLEHLAAGPERAQSQLAIDVIDTGIGLGAEDHARIFEAFAQGDASLTRRHGGTGLGLTISRALARVLGGDITVESASAGSVFRATVATGALDGVRMIDALQQDSLRPTTPATARPAFREQRPLTGRVLLAEDGPDNQALISSVLRRAGLDVDLANDGEIACEKTYAARDAGEPYALIVMDMQMPMMTGYEATAALRREGLTTPILALTAQAMTGDRDKCLAAGCDEYLSKPIDRGRLLQLVRELLEKAGQEPGA